Proteins co-encoded in one Malus sylvestris chromosome 9, drMalSylv7.2, whole genome shotgun sequence genomic window:
- the LOC126583312 gene encoding dormancy-associated protein homolog 4-like produces MGFLHKLWDETLAGPAPESGLGKLRKYDSMSIPSSLPMAANEVPVTRSITILRTSSSTLGNLSPDSGSPSESPTTPGTPRTPGTPGARNFKKLTRRKSSADALTRAEPRSPTGYDWMVITALDR; encoded by the exons ATGGGTTTTCTTCACAAGCTTTGGGATGAAACACTAGCCGGACCGGCACCTGAATCCGGCCTCGGCAAGCTCCGAAAGTACGACTCCATGTCTATCCCGTCCTCTTTGCCAATGGCTGCGAATGAGGTTCCGGTCACTCGGAGCATTACTATTCTTAGGACTAGTTCGTCCACCCTTGGAAACCTTTCACCTGATTCCGGCTCCCCCTCAGAGTCCCCAACCACACCAGGAACTCCAAGAACCC CTGGAACACCAGGTGCAAGGAATTTCAAGAAATTAACAAGGAGGAAATCGTCTGCTGATGCTTTGACACGCGCCGAACCTAGAAGTCCGACTGGTTACGATTG GATGGTAATTACTGCTTTGGATCGTTGA
- the LOC126583311 gene encoding acyl carrier protein 1, chloroplastic-like: MASFGSISPISVATLPYTAKGRSTTCQLNGFFRIEGPVVKGLRLVPKIAITKAGGRSFALPSCTKTTISCAIAQPETLLTVQSTIAKQLSIDESTVLPETKFVDLGADSLDTVEILMALEEKFGVSVGEGGAENIATVQDAADLIEKVKSGST; the protein is encoded by the exons ATGGcttcttttggttcaatttccCCAATCTCTGTTGCCACTCTACCTTACACCGCCAAGGGCAGAAGCACAACTTGCCAACTCAATGGATTCTTTAGAATT GAAGGGCCAGTGGTCAAGGGGCTAAGACTTGTACCAAAGATTGCGATCACCAAGGCAGGAGGAAGATCATTTGCACTCCCTAGTTGCACTAAGACTACAATCTCATGCGCCATT GCTCAACCAGAGACCCTGCTAACTGTGCAAAGCACAATTGCCAAGCAACTCTCCATTGATGAAAGCACTGTGCTTCCCGAAACAAAGTTTGTCGATTTGGGGGCGGATTCTCTCGACACA GTTGAAATCCTGATGGCTTTGGAGGAGAAGTTCGGTGTGTCCGTCGGAGAAGGAGGAGCTGAGAACATCGCAACCGTTCAAGACGCTGCTGATCTGATTGAGAAAGTGAAATCTGGTTCAACATAG
- the LOC126634068 gene encoding adrenodoxin-like protein 2, mitochondrial, translating into MIHADYGASGRFLPTMLVSRLAAVRTQMINHVTKGPLKSSPKTGNFGGLYSYIFHTPKHQAFSTTTPHEEGDKKVEEISVTFVDKDEMEKHIKVPVGMSMLEAAHENDIELEGACEGSCACSTCHVIVRDMEYYNKLEDPTDEENDMLDLAFGLTETSRLGCQMVAKPELDGICLELPSATRNFAVDRRAKAT; encoded by the exons ATGATTCATGCAGATTATG GTGCTTCTGGGAGGTTCCTGCCGACCATGCTTGTTTCTAGACTAGCCGCTGTCAGAACTCAGATGATCAACCATGTAACAAAAG GTCCATTGAAGTCTTCACCAAAGACAGGAAACTTCGGTGGACTTTACAGTTATATTTTCCATACTCCG AAGCATCAAGCTTTCTCTACGACAACCCCGCATGAGGAGGGGGATAAAAAAGTAGAAGA AATTTCTGTCACGTTTGTTGACAAGGATGAGATGGAGAAGCATATTAAGGTTCCTGTTGGAATGTCCATGTTAGAAGCTGCTCATGAAAATGACATAGAACTTGAAG GAGCATGTGAAGGATCGTGTGCTTGTTCGACATGTCATGTGATTGTGAGA GATATGGAATACTACAATAAACTCGAAGATCCAACTGATGAGGAAAATGACATGCTGGATCTTGCTTTCGGGCTCACAGAGAC GTCTCGTCTGGGTTGTCAAATGGTTGCAAAACCAGAACTAGACGGAATTTGCCTTGAACTGCCGAGTGCAACGCGCAACTTTGCTGTTGATAGGCGTGCCAAGGCCACATAG
- the LOC126583133 gene encoding trihelix transcription factor ASIL2-like, with product MEEDDEILSPASGGSRSPTSQRQNGRITVTVAVPPAQIPASTPSQNKTLTLALPSSGKQQGRSSGGGREDCWSEGATAVLIEAWGERYLELSRGNLKQKHWKEVADVVSSREEYGKIPKTDIQCKNRIDTVKKKYKLEKSKIGAGGGPSKWPFFERLDHLVGPSGAKVGPGSGGGGSGSGEFSGHSQKIPVGVRHSQFLGHRAKREGKIRQKDLVEWDSDESRELSPFSIDNEVFERKRRRTANVNANANANVGKGVGGGLKPCAVGREKEGGGGGWGSSVRELTRAILKFGEAYEHAETAKLQQVVEMEKQRMKFAKELELQRLQFFMKTQVEISQLKSGSGRKSGVNGGREC from the coding sequence ATGGAAGAGGACGACGAGATCCTGTCACCGGCGTCTGGAGGAAGCCGATCTCCGACGTCGCAGAGGCAGAACGGTCGGATTACGGTGACGGTGGCGGTGCCGCCGGCGCAGATTCCAGCATCGACGCCGTCTCAGAACAAAACGCTGACCCTAGCTCTCCCGTCGTCGGGTAAGCAGCAAGGGCGGAGTAGCGGCGGAGGAAGGGAAGATTGCTGGAGCGAGGGGGCGACGGCGGTGCTGATCGAGGCGTGGGGGGAGAGGTACTTGGAGCTGAGCAGGGGGAATTTGAAGCAGAAGCACTGGAAGGAGGTGGCAGACGTCGTGAGTAGCAGGGAGGAGTACGGTAAGATTCCCAAGACTGACATACAGTGTAAGAATAGGATTGATACTGTGAAGAAGAAATATAAGCTGGAAAAATCGAAGATTGGGGCTGGAGGAGGACCCAGCAAGTGGCCCTTTTTTGAGAGGCTCGATCATTTGGTTGGTCCCTCTGGTGCCAAGGTGGGTCCTGGgtctggtggtggtggtagtggtaGTGGTGAGTTTTCGGGCCATAGCCAGAAAATTCCGGTCGGGGTTCGACATAGCCAGTTTCTGGGGCATAGGGCGAAACGGGAGGGAAAGATTAGACAAAAGGATTTGGTGGAATGGGACTCAGATGAGTCGCGGGAGCTGTCGCCTTTTTCGATTGATAATGAGGTTTTCGAgcggaagaggaggaggactgCCAATGTcaatgccaatgccaatgccaatgTGGGGAAGGGGGTAGGGGGTGGATTAAAGCCTTGTGCGGTGGGTAGAGagaaagaaggaggaggcggaGGGTGGGGGAGCTCGGTGAGGGAATTGACTAGGGCGATATTGAAGTTTGGGGAGGCTTATGAGCACGCAGAAACAGCGAAGCTGCAGCAGGTGGTGGAGATGGAAAAGCAGAGGATGAAGTTTGCCAAGGAGTTGGAGTTGCAGAGGCTGCAGTTTTTCATGAAGACACAGGTGGAGATTTCTCAGCTGAAGAGCGGAAGTGGAAGAAAAAGCGGGGTTAATGGGGGTCGGGAATGCTAG